One window from the genome of Pseudonocardia hierapolitana encodes:
- a CDS encoding xanthine dehydrogenase family protein molybdopterin-binding subunit has product MPGSILGTSVRRVEDRDLITGASTYVGNLALEGVLHLAFVRSPLAHGTITGIDTSAAKAAPGVVAVFTAADLDLPAHGGLFVVNPDILRPPLASDRVRFVGEAVAVVVAETKAAAVDAVELVEVDYDPLPAVVDMEAALEPDAELQFPDLGTNLAKGERSADAEVLSDAEVVVRARLVNQRLAVMPMEGNAIAVLPGGYEGADHDLTIWVSTQMPHGFRAQAAALFGLEQDRVRVIAPHVGGGFGGKAGMLAEHTTAVGVARALGRPVTWVETRSENLVSMPHGRGQVAYYELGLTRDGVITGLRARVVGDSGAYAGFGGGLVFLSTHTMATGVYRIPKLAFDGAVALTNTTPMGAFRGAGRPEATAHIERMMDLAAAELGIDPVELRRRNFIQPDEFPYQTLSGVRYDVGDYDLSLREALRLVDYEKLREEQATRREAGDPVQLGIGVSVYVEITGGAGDEFGSVTVHPDGSATISAGTSAHGQGHATAFAMVASDRLGIPVEKIRFVQSDTATVPRGGGTGGSRSLQMAGNAVRAAADDVLEQGRRRAAAMLEASVDDVQLTEDGEFGVVGVPSATVSWAQVASGAQAEGEQIFAGLDFHQDSATFPFGAHVAVVEVDTDTGRVTPRRHVAVDDCGRVLNPLIVEGQQHGGLAQGIAQALYEEVVFDPDGQPLTGTLADYRMPSAADLMMFETANTETPTPLNPLGAKGIGESATVGSTPAVQNAVVDALSALGVRHVDLPCTPERVWRAVQDARAGATTDPWREPPAVFATLPVRSEGDAVADEGTI; this is encoded by the coding sequence ATGCCTGGATCGATTCTCGGTACCTCCGTTCGCCGCGTCGAGGACCGTGACCTCATCACCGGCGCGAGCACCTACGTCGGAAACCTCGCCCTCGAGGGCGTCCTGCACCTCGCGTTCGTGCGCTCCCCGCTCGCGCACGGCACCATCACCGGGATCGACACCTCCGCGGCCAAGGCGGCCCCGGGAGTCGTCGCCGTCTTCACCGCCGCCGACCTGGACCTGCCTGCGCACGGCGGCCTGTTCGTCGTCAACCCCGACATCCTGCGCCCGCCGCTCGCCTCCGACCGGGTCCGCTTCGTGGGGGAGGCGGTCGCCGTCGTCGTCGCCGAGACGAAGGCCGCCGCCGTCGACGCGGTCGAGCTCGTGGAGGTCGACTACGACCCGCTGCCCGCCGTCGTCGACATGGAGGCCGCGCTCGAGCCGGACGCGGAGCTGCAGTTCCCGGATCTGGGCACCAACCTGGCCAAGGGCGAGCGGTCGGCCGACGCCGAGGTGCTCTCGGACGCCGAGGTGGTCGTGCGGGCCCGGCTGGTGAACCAGCGGCTCGCTGTGATGCCGATGGAGGGCAACGCGATCGCGGTCCTGCCCGGGGGCTACGAGGGCGCGGACCACGACCTCACGATCTGGGTCTCCACCCAGATGCCGCACGGCTTCCGCGCGCAGGCGGCCGCGCTGTTCGGGCTGGAGCAGGATCGGGTGCGGGTGATCGCGCCGCACGTCGGCGGCGGGTTCGGCGGCAAGGCGGGCATGCTCGCCGAGCACACGACGGCCGTCGGGGTCGCCAGGGCGCTCGGCCGTCCCGTGACCTGGGTGGAGACCAGGTCGGAGAACCTGGTGTCGATGCCGCACGGGCGCGGGCAGGTCGCCTACTACGAGCTGGGCCTCACCCGCGACGGTGTGATCACCGGACTGCGGGCGCGCGTCGTGGGCGACAGCGGCGCGTACGCCGGGTTCGGCGGCGGCCTGGTGTTCCTGTCCACGCACACGATGGCCACCGGGGTGTACCGGATCCCGAAGCTGGCCTTCGACGGCGCGGTGGCGCTCACCAACACCACGCCGATGGGCGCCTTCCGCGGTGCGGGCCGCCCGGAGGCCACGGCGCACATCGAGCGGATGATGGACCTCGCCGCCGCCGAGCTGGGGATCGACCCGGTAGAGCTGCGGCGGCGCAACTTCATCCAGCCGGACGAGTTCCCGTACCAGACCCTTTCCGGGGTGCGGTACGACGTCGGCGACTACGACCTGTCGCTGCGCGAGGCACTGCGGCTGGTCGACTACGAGAAGCTCCGGGAGGAGCAGGCCACCCGGCGCGAGGCCGGTGACCCGGTGCAGCTCGGGATCGGCGTCAGCGTGTACGTCGAGATCACCGGGGGCGCAGGCGACGAGTTCGGCTCCGTCACCGTGCACCCCGACGGCTCCGCGACGATCTCGGCGGGCACCTCCGCCCACGGGCAGGGCCACGCCACCGCGTTCGCCATGGTTGCGAGCGACAGGCTCGGCATCCCGGTGGAGAAGATCCGGTTCGTGCAGTCCGACACCGCCACGGTGCCCCGCGGCGGCGGCACGGGCGGGTCGCGGTCGCTGCAGATGGCCGGCAACGCCGTGCGGGCCGCGGCCGACGACGTGCTCGAGCAGGGCCGCAGGCGGGCCGCGGCGATGCTGGAGGCGTCGGTCGACGACGTGCAGCTCACCGAGGACGGCGAGTTCGGCGTGGTCGGCGTGCCGTCGGCCACGGTCAGCTGGGCGCAGGTCGCGAGCGGGGCGCAGGCCGAGGGCGAGCAGATCTTCGCCGGGCTGGACTTCCACCAGGACAGCGCGACGTTCCCGTTCGGCGCGCACGTTGCGGTGGTGGAGGTCGACACCGACACGGGCCGCGTCACGCCGCGCCGTCACGTCGCGGTGGACGACTGCGGGCGCGTGCTCAACCCGCTGATCGTCGAGGGCCAGCAGCACGGAGGGCTCGCGCAGGGGATCGCGCAGGCGCTCTACGAGGAGGTCGTCTTCGATCCCGACGGCCAGCCGCTCACCGGCACGCTCGCCGACTACCGGATGCCGAGCGCGGCGGACCTGATGATGTTCGAGACCGCCAACACCGAGACGCCCACCCCGCTCAACCCGCTCGGGGCGAAGGGCATCGGCGAGTCGGCCACCGTGGGATCCACGCCGGCCGTGCAGAACGCCGTGGTCGACGCGCTGAGCGCGCTCGGCGTGCGCCACGTCGACCTGCCGTGCACCCCGGAGCGCGTGTGGCGCGCGGTCCAGGACGCGCGGGCAGGGGCGACCACCGACCCGTGGCGGGAGCCCCCCGCCGTCTTCGCGACGCTCCCGGTGCGCAGCGAGGGCGACGCGGTCGCCGACGAGGGCACCATCTGA
- a CDS encoding RNB domain-containing ribonuclease, with protein MHPSPRPTPDFAAVRAEFALPDAFPAPVLVEAARAAAGRPGPGPGRRDATDVELVTIDPPGSKDLDQALGVARRRSGFRVYYAIADLGAVVTPGGALDAEVRRRGQTIYLPDGSVPLHPAELSEDAASLLPDGPRAAVLWTFDLDDAGEQVAVSVERAVVRSRARLDYAGVQADLAAGRVHPALAALPELGPLRRAHAVRRGAIELELPEQEVVPDGSGGWTVRVRRRLDVESWNAEISLLTGMAAARIMLDAGVGLLRTLPAPEPDALAAFRRTARELGFGWPEDAPAAELLAGLPADTPSALAVRRAATALLRGAGYHAFDRSAGTEPPADAGHGGIGAPYSHVTAPLRRLADRFSTEVCLAVTAGAELPEWVRAALPTLPAVMDESDALASRVDRACLDRTEAALLRGSVGQEFDAVVLRADGEAGEVYLPDPPVLARCTGAFTAGAVVRVRLTAANPETGQIEFAAS; from the coding sequence GTGCACCCGTCGCCGCGTCCCACACCGGACTTCGCCGCCGTCCGTGCCGAGTTCGCGCTCCCCGACGCCTTCCCGGCGCCGGTGCTCGTCGAGGCGGCCAGGGCGGCCGCGGGTCGGCCCGGTCCCGGGCCCGGGAGGCGCGACGCCACGGACGTCGAGCTGGTGACGATCGACCCTCCCGGCTCGAAGGACCTCGACCAGGCGCTGGGTGTCGCCCGGCGCCGGTCGGGTTTCCGGGTGTACTACGCCATCGCCGACCTCGGCGCGGTGGTGACACCCGGCGGGGCGCTGGACGCGGAGGTGCGGCGGCGCGGGCAGACGATCTACCTCCCCGACGGGTCGGTGCCGCTGCACCCGGCCGAGCTGTCCGAGGACGCGGCGAGCCTGCTCCCGGACGGGCCGCGCGCGGCCGTGCTGTGGACGTTCGACCTGGACGACGCGGGCGAGCAGGTCGCGGTGTCCGTGGAGCGGGCGGTGGTGCGGTCGCGGGCCCGGCTGGACTACGCGGGCGTGCAGGCCGACCTGGCCGCGGGCCGCGTGCACCCGGCTCTGGCCGCCCTTCCCGAGCTCGGGCCGCTGCGCCGCGCCCACGCGGTGCGACGAGGGGCGATCGAGCTGGAGCTTCCCGAGCAGGAGGTCGTGCCCGACGGGTCCGGTGGCTGGACGGTGCGCGTGCGGCGCAGGCTCGACGTCGAGTCGTGGAACGCGGAGATCTCGCTGCTCACGGGCATGGCCGCAGCGCGGATCATGCTCGACGCGGGCGTCGGCCTGCTGCGCACGCTGCCGGCGCCGGAACCGGACGCGCTGGCGGCGTTCCGGCGCACGGCGCGCGAGCTCGGCTTCGGGTGGCCGGAGGACGCGCCGGCGGCGGAGCTGCTCGCCGGGCTGCCCGCGGACACGCCGTCCGCCCTCGCGGTGCGCCGCGCGGCCACCGCGCTGCTGCGCGGGGCCGGGTACCACGCGTTCGACCGCTCCGCGGGCACGGAGCCGCCGGCCGACGCCGGGCACGGCGGAATCGGCGCGCCGTACAGCCACGTCACGGCCCCGCTGCGCCGGCTGGCCGACCGCTTCAGCACCGAGGTCTGCCTGGCGGTCACCGCGGGAGCCGAGCTGCCCGAGTGGGTCCGCGCGGCGCTCCCGACGCTGCCGGCGGTGATGGACGAGTCGGACGCCCTTGCCTCGCGGGTGGACCGGGCCTGCCTCGACCGCACCGAGGCCGCGCTGCTGCGGGGGAGCGTGGGGCAGGAGTTCGACGCGGTCGTCCTGCGGGCGGACGGCGAGGCGGGCGAGGTCTACCTGCCCGACCCACCCGTGCTCGCCCGCTGCACCGGTGCCTTCACGGCGGGCGCGGTCGTGCGTGTGCGCCTCACCGCAGCGAACCCGGAAACCGGCCAGATCGAGTTCGCCGCTTCCTGA
- a CDS encoding maleylpyruvate isomerase family mycothiol-dependent enzyme, with product MTVAGPRSLAHTLAWAGDGAAHLRGLMMRMGEDAFAAPSALPGWSRAHVLTHVARNADAMINLLTWAKTGVRTPAYASREQRDADIDAGARRAPVEIRADVVESSDRLAQVVRGMPEAAWSAHVENAQGKDLLAIDIPWLRAREMWIHAVDLDVGASFADMPAPMVATLLTDVVATMGERPDCPALRLATPDGSVWEVGDQATATTITGPASGLAAWLLGRSKGRDLNSSGGRKLPALPRWL from the coding sequence ATGACGGTTGCCGGTCCCCGCTCGCTCGCCCACACGCTCGCGTGGGCCGGCGACGGTGCCGCCCACCTGCGCGGCCTCATGATGCGGATGGGGGAGGACGCGTTCGCGGCACCGTCCGCGCTACCGGGGTGGAGCCGGGCGCACGTGCTGACGCACGTCGCGCGCAACGCCGACGCGATGATCAACCTGCTGACCTGGGCGAAGACCGGCGTCCGCACCCCTGCGTACGCGAGCCGCGAGCAGCGCGACGCCGACATCGATGCGGGTGCGCGCCGGGCGCCGGTGGAGATCCGCGCGGACGTCGTGGAGTCCTCCGACCGGCTCGCCCAGGTGGTGCGGGGGATGCCGGAGGCCGCCTGGTCGGCGCACGTCGAGAACGCGCAGGGCAAGGACCTGCTCGCGATCGACATCCCGTGGCTGCGCGCCCGCGAGATGTGGATCCACGCCGTCGACCTCGACGTCGGCGCCTCGTTCGCCGACATGCCTGCTCCGATGGTGGCCACGCTGCTCACCGACGTCGTCGCCACGATGGGGGAGCGGCCCGACTGCCCCGCTCTGCGCCTTGCAACCCCGGACGGTTCCGTCTGGGAGGTCGGCGACCAGGCCACGGCGACGACGATCACCGGCCCTGCCTCCGGCCTCGCGGCCTGGCTGCTCGGCCGCAGCAAGGGGCGCGACCTGAACAGCTCCGGCGGCAGGAAGCTCCCCGCCCTGCCCCGCTGGCTCTGA
- a CDS encoding fumarylacetoacetate hydrolase family protein, with protein sequence MRLATIRTATGNRAVRVDATAAVETGEADVRALLERPDWAEHAAAAAGPSHPLEGLDYAPLVPSPEKIICVGLNYRDHVLEMGNQLPDFPTVFAKFAPALVGARDDIVLPRASTAIDWEVELTVVIGRSIRHATPEQAEAAIAGYTVLNDVSVRDFQRRTSQFLQGKTFERTTPLGPWLVTPDELPDGGWEVSTVLDGETMQRSSTEELVFSPVDLIVYLSGIVTLNPGDVIATGTPGGVGHARKPPRYLTDGAELVTRIEGVGECRNTCCLEAAP encoded by the coding sequence ATGAGGCTGGCGACGATCCGCACGGCGACGGGCAACCGTGCGGTCCGGGTGGATGCGACCGCAGCGGTGGAGACGGGCGAGGCGGACGTCCGCGCGTTGCTGGAGCGGCCGGACTGGGCGGAGCACGCCGCCGCGGCCGCCGGGCCGTCGCACCCGCTGGAGGGCCTGGACTACGCGCCGCTCGTGCCATCGCCGGAGAAGATCATCTGCGTCGGCCTGAATTACCGCGACCACGTCCTCGAGATGGGCAACCAGCTGCCCGACTTCCCGACGGTCTTCGCGAAGTTCGCCCCTGCGCTCGTCGGGGCCCGCGACGACATCGTGCTGCCGCGGGCGTCGACGGCGATCGACTGGGAGGTCGAGCTGACGGTCGTGATCGGCCGGTCGATCCGGCACGCCACGCCGGAGCAGGCCGAGGCGGCGATCGCCGGCTACACCGTCCTCAACGACGTGAGCGTGCGCGACTTCCAGCGCCGCACGTCGCAGTTCCTGCAGGGCAAGACGTTCGAGCGCACCACCCCGCTGGGGCCGTGGCTCGTGACGCCCGACGAGCTCCCGGACGGCGGCTGGGAGGTCTCCACCGTGCTCGACGGCGAGACGATGCAGCGCTCGTCCACCGAGGAGCTGGTGTTCTCGCCGGTGGACCTGATCGTCTACCTGTCCGGGATCGTGACGCTGAACCCGGGCGACGTGATCGCCACCGGCACGCCCGGCGGCGTCGGCCACGCCCGCAAGCCCCCGCGCTACCTCACCGACGGGGCCGAGCTCGTCACCCGCATCGAGGGCGTCGGTGAGTGCCGCAACACCTGCTGCCTGGAGGCAGCGCCGTGA
- a CDS encoding lactonase family protein — translation MFYASVGADLGSYTVDENALTLTRDSVTRTPDLVQYVWVHPTLPVMYVAYSNRAKANDNHGVAAYRIDRGTGRLTEFDQPLALDNRPIHISVDPAGRHLLIAYNQPSNLTVHTLNADGSIDDPVAQREPVDVGVYAHQVRVAPSANLVVVSARGGDATATAPAAPGAIRVFRFSDGRLSDGSSIADGDGLDFGPRHVDFHPTKPWMYVSMERNNELLTFGVQDDGITPSPLFTKATVSQPALRAPAQYLGPIHVHPNGRYVYLVNRSDGTVDFGGRKVHGPGENTVAVFSIDEAGGEPTLIQTIGIDAYHARTFSIHPNGRMLVTAAVAPLSERNGDQVRDVPAGFSVFGIGDDGRLTFARKYDVDVSAGPLFWCGMVSL, via the coding sequence GTGTTCTACGCCTCGGTCGGCGCCGACCTCGGTTCGTACACCGTGGACGAGAACGCCCTGACCCTCACCCGGGACAGCGTCACGCGCACACCCGATCTCGTGCAGTACGTCTGGGTGCACCCGACGCTGCCCGTGATGTACGTGGCCTACAGCAACCGGGCGAAGGCGAACGACAACCACGGTGTCGCCGCCTACCGGATCGATCGCGGAACCGGGCGCCTGACCGAATTCGACCAGCCGCTCGCGCTCGACAACCGACCGATCCACATCAGCGTGGACCCGGCCGGGCGCCACCTCCTGATCGCCTACAACCAGCCGTCCAACCTGACCGTGCACACGCTGAACGCGGACGGCTCGATCGATGATCCGGTCGCGCAACGAGAACCCGTCGACGTCGGCGTCTACGCCCACCAGGTGCGCGTCGCGCCCTCGGCGAACCTCGTCGTGGTCAGCGCCCGTGGCGGCGACGCCACCGCCACGGCACCCGCGGCCCCCGGCGCAATTCGGGTGTTCCGGTTCTCCGACGGCCGACTGTCGGACGGATCATCGATCGCCGACGGCGACGGGCTGGACTTCGGTCCGCGGCACGTGGACTTCCATCCGACGAAACCGTGGATGTACGTCTCGATGGAGCGGAACAACGAGCTACTGACCTTCGGGGTGCAGGACGACGGGATCACCCCGTCCCCACTGTTCACCAAGGCGACCGTGAGCCAACCCGCGCTCCGCGCGCCCGCGCAGTACCTGGGACCGATCCACGTCCACCCCAACGGCAGGTACGTCTATCTCGTCAACCGGTCCGACGGCACCGTCGACTTCGGCGGGAGGAAGGTCCACGGGCCCGGGGAGAACACCGTCGCCGTCTTCTCCATCGACGAGGCAGGCGGCGAACCCACCCTGATCCAGACCATCGGCATCGACGCCTACCACGCGCGCACCTTCTCCATCCATCCGAACGGGAGGATGCTGGTGACAGCGGCCGTCGCACCGCTGTCCGAGCGCAACGGCGACCAGGTGCGCGACGTGCCCGCCGGATTCTCCGTGTTCGGCATCGGCGACGACGGACGGCTGACCTTCGCGCGCAAGTACGACGTCGACGTCAGCGCAGGCCCGCTGTTCTGGTGCGGGATGGTCTCCCTGTGA
- a CDS encoding glutamate-cysteine ligase family protein, with amino-acid sequence MPGRAFRYGIEHEIALVHVGGGFADYTSTTFDELQAVVDALPEDSADYPDLRVGDQGIKRKRWYVEGYERFDEHGGLIRCDPKGLEVRTRIHDSIEAAVAALRDDLRLLDAELAGTELRATTVAFNPVRSEYRIEPPLNAWEQAHRQDSPEERTAHLHMSTYGPDLNLSCAGLDEPAVVDAGRKLTYYSPWLVPLSFSSPFRDGGPWGGLSARTAVRTGVRPAALVFLAGSDGQLDADPSLTQVARLPAEVGRIEFKAFDACPDPELYGELLSLLTGVVLDATLPGRRTTPDAGLHKHVAGVGLADDDVHAGTGELLDAAERAMADRPADLARLARLRERWLRRESPAEAMLAAYRAGGPVAGLRP; translated from the coding sequence GTGCCCGGCCGTGCGTTCCGCTACGGGATCGAGCACGAGATCGCGCTCGTGCACGTCGGCGGCGGGTTCGCCGACTACACGTCCACCACGTTCGACGAGCTGCAGGCCGTTGTGGACGCGCTGCCCGAGGACTCGGCCGACTACCCGGACCTGCGGGTCGGTGATCAGGGCATCAAGCGCAAGCGGTGGTACGTCGAGGGCTACGAGCGATTCGACGAGCACGGCGGGCTGATCCGGTGCGACCCGAAGGGCCTCGAGGTGCGCACCCGCATCCACGACTCGATCGAGGCCGCCGTCGCGGCGCTGCGCGATGACCTGCGCCTTCTCGACGCGGAGCTGGCCGGCACGGAGCTGCGCGCCACGACGGTCGCGTTCAACCCCGTCCGCTCCGAGTACCGGATCGAGCCACCGCTCAACGCGTGGGAGCAGGCCCACCGGCAGGACTCGCCCGAGGAGCGCACGGCCCACCTGCACATGTCGACCTACGGGCCGGACCTGAACCTGTCGTGCGCGGGCCTCGACGAGCCCGCCGTCGTCGACGCCGGGCGCAAGCTCACCTACTACAGCCCGTGGCTGGTGCCGCTGTCGTTCTCCTCCCCGTTCCGCGACGGCGGGCCGTGGGGCGGGCTGTCGGCCCGCACGGCGGTCCGCACCGGCGTCCGGCCCGCCGCGCTCGTGTTCCTCGCGGGCTCGGACGGGCAGCTCGACGCCGACCCGTCGCTCACCCAGGTGGCGCGCCTGCCCGCCGAGGTGGGCCGCATCGAGTTCAAGGCGTTCGACGCCTGCCCCGACCCCGAGCTCTACGGCGAGCTGCTCTCCCTGCTCACCGGCGTCGTGCTGGACGCGACGCTGCCGGGGCGACGCACCACGCCCGACGCGGGCCTGCACAAGCACGTGGCCGGCGTGGGGCTCGCCGACGACGACGTGCACGCCGGCACCGGGGAGCTCCTCGACGCGGCCGAGCGGGCCATGGCGGACCGCCCGGCCGACCTCGCTCGCCTCGCCCGGCTGCGGGAGCGGTGGCTCCGCCGGGAGTCGCCCGCAGAGGCGATGCTCGCGGCGTACCGCGCAGGGGGGCCGGTGGCCGGGCTGCGCCCGTGA
- a CDS encoding fumarate hydratase, whose product MPGFHHTDVLPLGPDDTEYRLLDLPPGRVVEAAGRTFLEIDPATITALVRESVRDIQHMLRPSHLAQLRAIIDDPEASPNDRFVATDLLRNACVSAGGVLPMCQDTGTAIVVAKRSETVLTGGDDERAISQGVFEAYDELNLRYSQMAPVSFWDEKNTGTNLPAQVELYTAPGRAPKYEFLVMAKGGGSANKTFLYQETKALLNPKKLAAFLDEKLRSLGTAACPPYHLAVVVGGTSAEYTLKVAKLASARYLDTLPTEGSELGHAFRDRDLEQQVLELTRGFGIGAQFGGKYFCHDVRVIRLPRHGASLPVGIAVSCSADRQAKAKVTPEGVFLEQLERDPARFLPETTADDLSDEVVHVDLSRPMAEIRAQLSTLPVKTRVSLTGPLVVARDIAHAKIAERLEAGEPMPQYLRDHPVYYAGPAKTPEGYASGSFGPTTAGRMDSYVEQFQAAGGSLVMLAKGNRSKQVTNACATYGGFYLGSIGGPAARLAQDCIRKVEVLEYPELGMEAVWRIEVEDFPAFVVVDDKGNDFFAEVSRPTLQVSFRR is encoded by the coding sequence GTGCCCGGTTTCCACCACACCGACGTGCTTCCCCTCGGCCCTGACGACACCGAGTACCGGCTCCTCGACCTGCCCCCGGGCCGGGTCGTCGAGGCGGCGGGCCGCACCTTCCTCGAGATCGACCCCGCCACGATCACCGCGCTCGTGCGCGAGTCGGTGCGCGACATCCAGCACATGCTGCGGCCGTCGCACCTCGCGCAGCTGCGCGCCATCATCGACGACCCCGAGGCGTCGCCCAACGACCGCTTCGTGGCCACCGACCTGCTGCGCAACGCGTGCGTGTCGGCGGGCGGGGTGCTCCCGATGTGCCAGGACACCGGCACCGCGATCGTCGTGGCCAAGCGCTCCGAGACCGTGCTCACCGGCGGTGACGACGAGCGCGCCATCTCGCAGGGCGTGTTCGAGGCCTACGACGAGTTGAACCTGCGCTACTCGCAGATGGCCCCCGTCTCGTTCTGGGACGAGAAGAACACGGGCACGAACCTCCCCGCGCAGGTCGAGCTGTACACCGCGCCGGGGCGGGCGCCGAAGTACGAGTTCCTGGTGATGGCCAAGGGCGGCGGCTCGGCGAACAAGACCTTCCTCTACCAGGAGACGAAGGCGCTGCTGAACCCGAAGAAGCTCGCCGCGTTCCTCGACGAGAAGCTGCGCTCGCTCGGCACCGCGGCGTGCCCGCCGTACCACCTCGCGGTGGTGGTGGGCGGCACGTCGGCCGAGTACACCCTCAAGGTCGCCAAGCTCGCCTCCGCTCGCTACCTCGACACCCTGCCCACCGAGGGATCGGAGCTGGGCCACGCGTTCCGCGACCGCGACCTCGAACAGCAGGTGCTCGAGCTGACCCGCGGATTCGGGATCGGCGCGCAGTTCGGCGGCAAGTACTTCTGCCACGACGTCCGGGTGATCCGCCTCCCCCGCCACGGCGCCTCGCTCCCGGTGGGCATCGCGGTGTCCTGCTCCGCCGACCGCCAGGCCAAGGCCAAGGTCACCCCGGAGGGCGTGTTCCTCGAGCAGCTCGAGCGCGATCCGGCCCGGTTCCTGCCGGAGACCACCGCGGACGACCTGTCCGACGAGGTCGTGCACGTGGATCTCAGCCGCCCGATGGCCGAGATCCGCGCGCAGCTCTCGACGCTGCCGGTGAAGACGCGCGTGTCGCTGACCGGCCCGCTCGTCGTGGCCCGCGACATCGCCCACGCCAAGATCGCGGAGCGACTGGAGGCGGGCGAGCCGATGCCGCAGTACCTGCGTGATCACCCCGTCTACTACGCCGGACCGGCCAAGACCCCAGAGGGCTACGCGTCGGGATCGTTCGGGCCGACCACCGCCGGGCGGATGGACTCCTACGTGGAGCAGTTCCAGGCCGCGGGCGGCTCGCTCGTGATGCTGGCCAAGGGGAACCGGTCGAAGCAGGTGACCAACGCCTGCGCCACCTACGGCGGGTTCTACCTGGGCTCGATCGGTGGGCCCGCCGCCCGGCTGGCCCAGGACTGCATCCGCAAGGTCGAGGTGCTGGAGTACCCCGAGCTCGGGATGGAGGCGGTCTGGCGCATCGAGGTGGAGGACTTCCCCGCCTTCGTCGTGGTGGACGACAAGGGCAACGACTTCTTCGCCGAGGTGAGCCGGCCGACGCTGCAGGTCTCCTTCCGCCGGTAG